The following proteins are encoded in a genomic region of Desulfurispora thermophila DSM 16022:
- a CDS encoding sigma-54 interaction domain-containing protein, which translates to MQDRYVEQLILEKQELEEIFNSSCDEIFVTDGQGCTLRVNKVCEQNYGVPAEDLIGKNVQQLQQQGFFNHSVALQAIQEKKRVTAMQTTRSGKKLIVTANPLLDDQGQVRRVILNSRDITELVNLRRQLLDSKQKLASYRAELSKLRRLLGQEKELVAVSRAMQDILTMVEKVAQLDTTVLLEGESGVGKGLVARRLHELSPRRQRPFVVINCGAIPENLVESELFGYAPGAFTGAHREGKAGLIEAANGGTLFLDEITELPMNVQVKLLHVLQDRRVMRLGENRYREVDIRVIAASNRQVYRQVQEQKFREDLFYRLHVVPIIIPPLRHRREDITPLAEYFLQILNQRYQINKQLGAGALEALQKYHWPGNVRELENVIERAVVTSDENVIERHHLPEYVLTEQQQFRNVFVVDICPLKQATEEVERQILQKALQKYRNTYRMARALQVNQSTIVRKLKKYFPELNLREK; encoded by the coding sequence GTGCAGGACCGGTATGTGGAGCAGTTGATCCTGGAAAAGCAAGAGCTGGAAGAGATTTTTAACTCTTCCTGTGACGAGATATTTGTTACCGACGGACAGGGCTGCACGCTGCGCGTGAACAAGGTCTGCGAGCAGAATTACGGGGTACCGGCTGAGGATTTGATCGGCAAAAACGTGCAGCAGTTGCAACAGCAGGGCTTTTTCAACCACTCCGTGGCCCTGCAGGCCATTCAGGAAAAAAAGCGGGTTACGGCCATGCAGACCACCCGCAGCGGTAAAAAATTGATTGTGACCGCCAACCCTCTGCTGGACGACCAGGGGCAGGTGCGGCGGGTGATATTGAATTCGCGGGATATTACCGAACTGGTTAATTTGCGCCGGCAGTTGCTGGACAGCAAACAGAAGCTGGCCAGCTACCGGGCCGAGCTGAGCAAGCTGCGCCGCCTGCTGGGACAGGAAAAGGAACTGGTGGCCGTCAGCCGGGCCATGCAGGATATCCTGACCATGGTGGAAAAGGTGGCCCAGCTGGACACCACTGTGTTGCTGGAGGGCGAGTCGGGCGTGGGCAAAGGGCTGGTGGCCAGGCGGCTGCATGAGCTCAGCCCGCGCCGGCAGCGCCCCTTTGTAGTGATCAACTGCGGGGCTATTCCGGAAAACTTGGTGGAATCCGAGCTTTTCGGTTACGCGCCGGGGGCCTTTACCGGCGCACACCGGGAAGGCAAGGCGGGTCTGATTGAGGCGGCCAACGGCGGAACGCTCTTTTTGGACGAGATTACCGAACTGCCCATGAATGTGCAGGTGAAGCTGTTGCACGTGCTGCAGGACCGGCGGGTGATGCGCCTGGGTGAAAACCGCTACCGGGAAGTGGATATCCGGGTGATTGCCGCTAGCAACCGGCAGGTATACCGGCAGGTACAGGAGCAGAAATTCCGTGAGGATTTGTTCTACCGCCTGCATGTGGTGCCCATTATCATCCCGCCCCTGAGGCACCGCCGGGAGGACATCACTCCGCTGGCCGAATATTTTCTGCAGATTCTCAATCAGCGCTATCAGATTAACAAGCAGCTGGGGGCCGGGGCTCTGGAGGCCCTGCAGAAATATCACTGGCCGGGCAATGTGCGCGAGCTGGAGAATGTGATTGAGCGGGCGGTGGTGACCAGTGATGAAAATGTGATTGAGCGACATCACCTGCCCGAGTATGTCCTGACCGAGCAACAGCAGTTTCGCAATGTCTTTGTAGTGGATATCTGCCCGCTTAAACAGGCTACCGAGGAAGTGGAGCGGCAGATTTTACAGAAAGCCCTGCAAAAGTACCGCAATACTTACCGCATGGCCCGGGCTTTGCAGGTCAACCAGTCCACCATTGTGCGCAAGCTGAAAAAATACTTTCCCGAGCTGAATCTGCGCGAAAAATAG
- the gabT gene encoding 4-aminobutyrate--2-oxoglutarate transaminase: protein MEKLNLPGPGSRALLEKKQKYVPRGIGNSMPFYVREARGALLTDVDGNTFIDFAGGIGVINAGHCPPAVVQAVQEQAARYLHTCFMVVGYQPYVDLAEKLCQITPGSGEKKTFFVNSGAEAVENAVKIARLATKRQAIVAFDAAFHGRTLLTMTLTSKVKPYKFGFGPFAPEVYRIPYAYCYRCAYGRTYPECDMYCLQHFENFFAATVAAEEVAAIIAEPVQGEGGFIVPPPEFFPGLRRICDRYGILLIADEVQTGFCRTGKMFAVQHWNVEPDLLTMAKSLAAGLPLSAVTGRAEIMDVPDPGQIGGTYGGNPLACVAALAAIEIMERDRLADRAMEIGGYTMDRFRQMQSKFPVIGDVRGLGAMVAIELVKDRQSKAPAKEACAQVVRYCYEHGLVTLSAGVYGNVLRVLMPLCITSDQLEQGLAIIESALVAL, encoded by the coding sequence ATGGAAAAACTCAATCTACCCGGTCCCGGTTCCCGGGCCCTGTTGGAAAAGAAACAAAAATACGTGCCCCGGGGTATTGGTAACAGCATGCCCTTTTATGTGCGGGAGGCCCGGGGGGCGCTTTTGACTGATGTGGACGGCAATACTTTCATCGACTTCGCCGGCGGTATTGGGGTGATCAACGCCGGTCACTGCCCGCCCGCAGTGGTACAGGCGGTGCAAGAACAGGCCGCCCGCTATCTGCACACCTGCTTTATGGTGGTGGGTTACCAACCCTATGTGGACCTGGCGGAAAAACTCTGTCAAATTACTCCTGGCAGCGGTGAGAAAAAGACCTTTTTTGTCAACAGCGGCGCGGAGGCGGTAGAAAACGCGGTAAAAATTGCCCGCCTGGCCACTAAACGGCAGGCCATTGTGGCCTTTGATGCGGCTTTTCACGGTCGGACACTGCTCACCATGACTCTGACCAGCAAAGTAAAGCCCTATAAGTTTGGATTCGGACCCTTTGCTCCCGAGGTTTATCGCATTCCCTACGCTTATTGTTACCGTTGCGCATACGGCCGGACCTATCCGGAATGCGACATGTACTGCCTGCAGCACTTTGAGAACTTCTTTGCAGCTACAGTGGCGGCCGAAGAGGTGGCGGCCATCATTGCCGAGCCGGTACAGGGTGAAGGCGGTTTTATTGTTCCGCCCCCCGAGTTCTTCCCCGGCCTGCGGCGCATTTGCGACCGGTACGGTATTTTGCTGATTGCCGATGAAGTGCAGACCGGTTTTTGCCGCACCGGCAAAATGTTTGCCGTACAGCACTGGAATGTGGAGCCCGATTTGTTGACCATGGCCAAGTCGCTGGCGGCCGGATTGCCCTTAAGTGCTGTAACCGGCCGGGCGGAGATTATGGATGTGCCCGATCCCGGTCAGATCGGCGGCACATATGGCGGCAACCCGCTGGCCTGTGTGGCGGCGTTGGCGGCCATTGAGATCATGGAACGCGACCGGCTGGCTGACCGGGCAATGGAAATAGGTGGTTACACCATGGACCGTTTCCGCCAGATGCAGTCTAAATTCCCGGTGATTGGCGATGTGCGCGGTCTGGGAGCCATGGTGGCCATTGAGCTGGTGAAAGACCGGCAGAGCAAGGCGCCGGCCAAGGAGGCCTGCGCTCAGGTGGTACGCTACTGCTACGAGCACGGCCTGGTCACTTTGAGCGCCGGTGTATACGGAAATGTGTTGCGGGTGTTGATGCCGCTCTGCATCACCAGCGATCAGCTGGAACAGGGGCTGGCCATTATTGAAAGCGCTCTGGTCGCCCTCTAG
- a CDS encoding N-acetylmuramoyl-L-alanine amidase family protein — MSKIIVIDPGHGGKDPGAVGGNLQEKDICLDIARKLRLELQPYDVEIRLTRDRDIFVALNTRSESANSLRADYFISLHNNAGGGTGFESFIFSIPSASAIQAQDIIHNILAAFFAKYGFIDRGKKRANFAVLRRSQMPCILLENLFIDHPNDQTFLADETKRRLLAATIKDALVKALDLKLKEVTWDPVGEIARLTTAGIISSPHLPLDVVNWGELATVFNRLRGRVVQGTLNWNPELEIRALYDDNLINTLHKPFNSLLWGPFATVLNRLRGRRFPDEPAWNPEREIKQLQLDKLINTLRQPTDLLYWGEFATVINRHRS, encoded by the coding sequence ATGTCCAAAATCATTGTCATCGACCCGGGCCACGGCGGCAAGGACCCGGGCGCCGTAGGAGGGAACCTGCAGGAAAAGGACATCTGTCTGGACATTGCCCGCAAACTGCGCCTTGAGCTGCAGCCCTACGACGTGGAGATCCGCCTCACCCGGGACCGGGATATTTTTGTGGCCTTGAACACCAGGTCTGAATCTGCCAACTCCCTGCGGGCCGATTATTTTATTTCCTTGCACAACAACGCCGGTGGGGGCACTGGCTTTGAAAGCTTCATTTTCAGTATACCTTCCGCCTCTGCTATCCAGGCTCAGGATATAATCCACAATATCCTGGCGGCCTTTTTTGCCAAATATGGTTTTATTGACCGGGGTAAAAAGCGGGCCAATTTTGCCGTGCTGCGCCGTTCGCAAATGCCCTGCATTTTACTGGAAAATCTGTTCATAGATCACCCCAACGACCAGACCTTCCTGGCCGATGAAACCAAACGCCGTTTGCTGGCTGCAACAATCAAGGACGCTCTGGTTAAGGCCCTGGACCTCAAGCTGAAAGAAGTGACCTGGGACCCGGTGGGTGAAATTGCCCGCCTGACCACGGCCGGCATTATCAGCAGCCCCCACCTGCCTCTGGATGTGGTGAACTGGGGCGAACTGGCTACGGTTTTCAATCGCCTGCGCGGTCGGGTGGTGCAGGGTACACTGAACTGGAACCCCGAGCTGGAAATTAGGGCGCTATACGACGACAATTTGATAAACACTTTGCACAAACCCTTCAACAGCCTGCTCTGGGGACCTTTCGCCACCGTGCTCAACCGGCTGCGGGGCAGGCGCTTCCCCGACGAGCCAGCCTGGAACCCCGAGCGGGAAATCAAGCAACTGCAGCTGGACAAACTGATCAACACTTTGCGCCAGCCCACCGACTTGCTCTATTGGGGCGAGTTTGCCACAGTGATTAACCGGCACCGTTCTTAA
- a CDS encoding LysM peptidoglycan-binding domain-containing protein: MGFFYYYVEVGDTLLSLCARYRSRVREFVELNNLFPLRDLLVGEKVKIPYRHPYKFYHIVRYEETLEQIAARYNTTPQLIAMENMIEKAPVGQMLYIPEVRIKLAKPHLMEQENEETYFYQPVKYIVDDIRKVALREQLFLLQPFLGQDIRLREFTFKEANNLAYVDLSDAVISRGLGAQQEMVIYHTLLDVLYPYKEIKYVQFMVNGNVIESSNGHVDLSEPLDLEENLKHEMV, from the coding sequence ATGGGTTTTTTTTACTACTATGTGGAAGTGGGTGACACCCTGCTGTCGCTCTGCGCCCGGTACCGTAGCCGGGTACGCGAATTTGTGGAACTGAACAACCTTTTTCCATTGCGTGATTTGTTGGTGGGGGAAAAAGTAAAAATTCCCTACCGTCATCCATACAAATTTTACCATATAGTACGTTATGAGGAAACTTTAGAACAAATTGCCGCCCGCTACAACACCACACCCCAGCTCATTGCTATGGAGAATATGATTGAAAAAGCACCGGTCGGGCAAATGCTCTACATTCCCGAGGTACGAATAAAACTGGCCAAACCTCACTTAATGGAACAAGAGAACGAAGAAACTTATTTTTACCAACCAGTGAAGTATATTGTTGATGACATCCGCAAGGTAGCACTGCGCGAACAGCTCTTCCTGTTGCAACCCTTCCTGGGACAGGACATCCGCCTGCGTGAGTTCACATTTAAAGAGGCCAACAACTTGGCCTATGTGGATCTGAGCGATGCAGTGATCAGCCGTGGATTGGGAGCGCAACAGGAGATGGTCATTTATCACACTCTGCTGGATGTGCTTTACCCTTACAAAGAAATTAAATATGTTCAGTTCATGGTCAATGGTAATGTTATTGAGTCCAGCAATGGTCATGTGGACCTGTCGGAACCGCTGGATTTAGAGGAAAATCTCAAGCATGAGATGGTATGA
- a CDS encoding [Fe-Fe] hydrogenase large subunit C-terminal domain-containing protein produces MTGKKDWDLPYRQIFQQLVRAAYEGNLPEKMAELERSGDELTRAYVKYASGGGDACRVVHQINNCRPRDCPFDDDICQASCLFNGIVRDMQGNVVIDYSQCTDCGQCVEQCRYQCLLDRKEFVPLVEILKDKKVPVFAIMAPAYIGQFGLRVTPGKLRAALKRLGFYGMVEVALFADILTFKEALEFDRHIRYDRDFLLTSCCCPIWVSMVKKVYHQLVPHISPSVSPMVACGRGIKQLHPDAKIVFIGPCLAKKAEAKEPDVADAVDAVLTFQELQDIFTAMHIDPAEMPEDPSEHSSTAGRIYARTGGVSQAVAATLERLRPERAIKIKAVQANGVAECKKLLSRLLAGELEANFFEGMGCVGGCVGGPRALLPVDRATQLVNDYGQVARYYTPVDNRFVLELLARLGITELEQLLDEENGGRIFVRRFS; encoded by the coding sequence TTGACGGGAAAAAAGGACTGGGATCTGCCCTACAGACAGATCTTCCAGCAGTTGGTAAGGGCGGCTTACGAGGGCAACCTGCCGGAAAAAATGGCCGAGTTGGAGCGCAGCGGCGATGAATTGACCAGGGCCTATGTCAAGTACGCCAGCGGCGGTGGTGACGCCTGCCGGGTTGTACACCAGATCAATAATTGCCGGCCGCGGGATTGCCCGTTCGATGATGACATCTGTCAAGCTTCCTGTTTATTCAACGGCATTGTGCGCGATATGCAGGGCAATGTGGTTATTGATTACAGCCAGTGTACCGATTGCGGCCAGTGTGTAGAGCAGTGCCGTTATCAATGTTTACTGGATCGCAAGGAATTTGTACCCCTGGTGGAGATATTGAAGGATAAAAAGGTCCCAGTATTTGCCATTATGGCCCCGGCTTATATTGGGCAGTTTGGTCTCCGGGTGACACCGGGCAAACTGCGGGCGGCGCTTAAGCGCCTGGGCTTTTACGGCATGGTAGAGGTGGCCCTGTTTGCTGATATACTAACCTTTAAAGAGGCGCTGGAATTTGACCGGCACATAAGATATGACCGTGACTTTTTGCTCACTAGCTGCTGCTGCCCTATTTGGGTGTCCATGGTAAAAAAAGTATACCACCAGTTGGTACCACACATTTCCCCTTCGGTTTCCCCCATGGTGGCTTGTGGGCGTGGTATTAAACAGTTGCATCCGGACGCAAAGATAGTGTTTATCGGCCCCTGCCTGGCTAAAAAGGCCGAGGCCAAAGAGCCCGATGTAGCCGACGCTGTGGATGCGGTGCTCACCTTCCAGGAGTTGCAGGATATTTTTACGGCCATGCACATTGACCCGGCGGAGATGCCGGAAGACCCCAGCGAACATTCTTCTACGGCCGGGCGAATTTACGCCCGCACAGGCGGGGTGAGTCAGGCTGTGGCCGCCACGCTGGAACGCCTGCGCCCCGAGCGGGCGATTAAAATAAAGGCGGTGCAAGCCAACGGAGTGGCCGAATGCAAAAAACTGCTCTCCCGCCTGCTGGCCGGGGAACTGGAAGCCAATTTCTTCGAGGGCATGGGCTGTGTGGGTGGTTGTGTGGGCGGACCGCGGGCTCTGTTGCCGGTTGACCGGGCTACGCAGCTGGTCAATGATTACGGCCAGGTAGCCAGGTACTACACACCAGTGGACAACCGCTTTGTGTTGGAGTTGCTGGCCCGGTTGGGCATAACCGAACTGGAACAATTGCTGGACGAGGAAAATGGAGGGCGTATATTTGTGCGCCGCTTCAGTTGA
- a CDS encoding metallophosphoesterase family protein: MQLAFISDIHANLPALQSVWEDIVQRQCEQVYCLGDLVGYAPFVNEVIDFIREKNISCVQGNYDDAVGNYRLLCGCDFADDRARELGEKSLYYTQQTITAENRAFLAGLPAQLRFTLHGWHLLMVHGSPLRNNEYLKPDTPDDYLNSLLEQFSCQVLVCGHTHLPYIKKLPAGLVINAGSVGRPKHGSPSATYIVVQLGESISGQVVEVPYNVAATVQELRRAGLPEEFARLLETGNG; encoded by the coding sequence GTGCAGCTAGCTTTTATTTCGGATATTCATGCCAACCTGCCCGCTCTACAGTCGGTGTGGGAGGACATTGTCCAGCGGCAATGCGAGCAGGTATATTGTTTGGGTGATCTGGTGGGGTATGCCCCCTTTGTCAATGAAGTGATTGACTTTATTAGAGAAAAGAATATCAGCTGTGTGCAAGGCAACTACGATGATGCCGTGGGTAACTACCGCCTGCTCTGCGGTTGTGATTTTGCCGATGACCGGGCACGGGAGCTGGGCGAAAAATCCCTGTATTATACGCAACAGACAATCACAGCAGAAAACCGGGCCTTTCTGGCCGGACTGCCCGCTCAATTGCGCTTTACATTGCATGGCTGGCATTTACTAATGGTACACGGCAGTCCGCTGCGCAATAATGAATATTTGAAACCCGACACTCCGGATGATTATCTGAATAGCCTGTTGGAACAGTTCTCCTGCCAGGTACTGGTCTGTGGGCATACTCACCTGCCCTATATTAAAAAATTGCCCGCGGGGCTGGTGATCAACGCGGGCAGTGTGGGCAGGCCCAAACATGGCTCTCCTTCTGCCACATATATTGTGGTGCAGTTGGGGGAATCCATCAGCGGCCAGGTTGTAGAAGTGCCCTACAATGTGGCAGCCACTGTGCAGGAGCTGCGGCGGGCCGGTTTGCCGGAGGAATTCGCCCGCCTGCTGGAAACGGGCAACGGTTAA
- a CDS encoding cation diffusion facilitator family transporter, whose translation MNQQIHRAKFQAARLSITSNTILTGGKLAAGLYMGSISVISEALHSSLDLLAAIIAYLAVRQSARPADKEHHYGHGKFENLASITEALLIFAAAALIIYHSIPRLLHRQFVVEALDWGILVMSLSAAVNWFISSHLLRVARLSDSPALKADAMHLRTDVYTSLGVLAGIGGIRITGWYWMDPAIAIVVALMIIRAAWELAGESLRSMLDQSLPAGEEELICQVLQKHSSSYVAYQNLRTRKAGPYRYIDLQLVVPARLTTAQAHAICDAIEQDLQNQLQNPDIIIHVEPCTADCQQCPICPVRPEEKT comes from the coding sequence ATGAATCAGCAAATTCACAGGGCAAAATTCCAAGCAGCCCGCCTTTCCATCACTTCCAATACCATTTTGACCGGGGGCAAACTGGCCGCCGGCTTGTACATGGGCTCGATCAGCGTGATTTCAGAAGCGTTGCACTCCAGCCTGGACCTGCTGGCCGCCATCATCGCCTACCTGGCGGTGCGACAATCCGCCCGCCCGGCCGACAAAGAACACCACTATGGGCACGGCAAGTTTGAAAACCTGGCCAGCATTACCGAAGCCCTGCTGATATTTGCCGCCGCCGCGCTGATTATTTACCACAGTATACCGCGCCTGCTACACCGGCAATTTGTTGTGGAGGCACTGGACTGGGGTATCCTGGTCATGAGCCTTTCCGCCGCGGTGAACTGGTTTATTTCCAGCCACCTGCTCCGGGTAGCCCGGTTAAGCGACTCGCCTGCCCTCAAGGCAGATGCCATGCACCTGCGCACCGATGTTTACACTTCCCTGGGCGTGCTGGCCGGCATAGGCGGGATCCGGATCACCGGCTGGTACTGGATGGATCCGGCCATTGCTATTGTAGTGGCCCTGATGATTATCCGCGCGGCCTGGGAATTGGCTGGCGAGTCCCTGCGCAGCATGTTGGACCAGTCCCTGCCGGCCGGGGAAGAAGAACTGATATGTCAGGTATTGCAAAAACATTCTTCCAGTTACGTCGCCTACCAGAACCTGCGCACCAGAAAGGCCGGCCCTTACCGCTACATTGACTTGCAGCTGGTAGTGCCGGCCCGTCTGACCACTGCGCAGGCGCATGCCATTTGCGATGCTATTGAGCAAGATTTACAGAACCAATTGCAAAACCCGGATATTATTATCCATGTTGAACCGTGCACGGCCGATTGCCAGCAGTGCCCGATCTGTCCCGTTCGCCCGGAAGAGAAAACCTAA
- the pruA gene encoding L-glutamate gamma-semialdehyde dehydrogenase, which translates to MVQDLEKRIKETGLQIYQLIEGDAPSVFKKEFWSGKIMDWCMRNEAFKVEMFRFVDVFPSLSSSVSVAKHIQEYFCRPEQDFPSSLQWGLKLVSPNSLVAKVATKAISDNITGMARQFIVGEDARDALPVLKKLRKEGFAFTADLLGEAVVSETEADEFYQRYIDLFDTLAKEQSKWKPLGNSNSDLDWGFSPKINVSIKPSAMYSQMNARAFDYSVEAALKRLRPIFRKAKQIGAAVLLDMEHTGLKNLTLAMFKKLLEEPEFQDYEQAGIVIQAYLKDSEQDLRELIDWARVRERRITIRLVKGAYWDQEVILARQQNWEIPVFTNKYETDANYEKLARILLENHQYVSFACASHNIRSISYVWEVAKELGVPNGRLEFQILYGMAEPVRNALRKVGLPLRLYAPIGQMLPGMAYLVRRLLENTANESFLRQSFAEGAAREQLLRNPLELLAENPTLPEKVYSAPEYGDKGIFTNEPVIDWTIAENRTRFAAALEKVGKELGRKIPLYIGGREVLTAEEIISTNPNQPSQVVGRVAAATLKEAQMAVEVAKQAFPAWRDTPARERAEVLFKAAEVARRQRMELAALQVYEVGKNWSEADADVTEAIDFLEYYGREMIRLAKQRRMGRAPGETSHLFYEPKGVGAVIAPWNFPLAISVGMTAAAIVTGNTVVYKPASLSPITGAKVYEIFQQAGLPAGVLNFLPGPGGAIGDFLVTHPDIAFVTFTGSMEVGLRIIELAARTPEGAMGVKSVVAEMGGKNAIIIDSDADIDEAVVHTLYSAFGFQGQKCSACSRVIVLEENYQKFVDRLVQAAKSINIGPAVNPETYMGAVIDEQAQRKIMGFIEQGKKEGRLLLSRDDVDMPGHYVPLTIFADIRPEHVLAQEEIFGPVLAVIKVKDFTEALQVANSTRYALTGGVFSRSPENIARAKKEFRVGNLYINRGCTGAIVERHPFGGFKMSGVGSKAGGPDYLLQFMVPRTVTENQMRRGFAPPEEEC; encoded by the coding sequence ATGGTACAGGACTTGGAAAAAAGGATTAAAGAAACCGGTCTGCAGATTTATCAGTTAATTGAGGGGGATGCACCGTCCGTATTCAAGAAAGAATTCTGGTCGGGCAAAATAATGGATTGGTGCATGCGCAACGAAGCATTCAAGGTGGAAATGTTCCGCTTTGTTGACGTTTTCCCCAGTTTAAGTTCTTCGGTTTCTGTGGCCAAACATATTCAGGAGTACTTCTGCCGCCCCGAGCAGGATTTCCCCAGTAGCCTGCAGTGGGGGCTCAAGCTGGTCTCGCCCAACTCGCTGGTGGCCAAAGTGGCGACCAAGGCCATTTCCGATAATATTACGGGCATGGCCCGGCAGTTCATTGTGGGCGAAGACGCTCGCGATGCTCTTCCCGTGCTGAAAAAGCTGCGCAAGGAGGGTTTTGCTTTTACTGCCGATTTATTGGGGGAAGCGGTGGTTTCCGAGACAGAAGCCGATGAGTTCTATCAGCGGTACATAGACCTTTTTGATACACTGGCCAAAGAACAGAGCAAGTGGAAACCCCTGGGTAACAGCAATAGTGACCTGGACTGGGGTTTTTCGCCCAAGATCAATGTTTCCATCAAACCATCGGCCATGTATTCCCAGATGAACGCCCGGGCTTTTGATTACTCTGTTGAGGCTGCTTTAAAAAGACTGCGGCCCATCTTTCGCAAGGCCAAGCAAATCGGTGCTGCCGTTTTGCTGGACATGGAACATACAGGCCTGAAGAATCTCACCCTGGCCATGTTCAAAAAGCTGTTGGAGGAGCCCGAATTTCAGGACTATGAACAGGCCGGCATAGTTATCCAGGCCTATTTAAAAGACAGTGAGCAAGATTTGCGCGAACTAATCGATTGGGCCAGGGTGCGGGAGCGGCGTATTACCATCCGCCTGGTCAAAGGCGCCTACTGGGATCAGGAAGTTATTCTGGCCCGGCAGCAAAACTGGGAGATCCCGGTTTTTACCAATAAGTACGAAACCGATGCCAATTACGAAAAGCTGGCCCGTATCCTGCTGGAAAACCACCAGTATGTTTCCTTTGCCTGCGCATCACACAATATCAGAAGTATCTCCTATGTATGGGAAGTAGCCAAAGAACTGGGGGTACCCAACGGGCGTCTGGAATTCCAGATACTGTACGGGATGGCCGAGCCGGTGCGCAACGCCTTGCGCAAGGTAGGATTGCCCCTGCGCCTTTACGCCCCCATTGGCCAGATGTTGCCCGGTATGGCTTACCTGGTGAGAAGATTGCTGGAAAACACGGCCAATGAGTCCTTCCTGCGGCAGAGTTTTGCCGAAGGTGCGGCCCGGGAACAGTTGTTGCGCAATCCGCTGGAACTGCTGGCGGAAAACCCAACCCTGCCGGAGAAGGTATACAGTGCTCCCGAGTACGGCGACAAGGGTATTTTTACCAATGAACCGGTTATTGACTGGACCATTGCCGAAAACCGGACCCGCTTTGCCGCTGCCCTGGAAAAGGTGGGTAAAGAGCTGGGCCGCAAAATACCTCTGTACATTGGCGGACGAGAGGTGCTAACCGCTGAGGAGATTATTTCCACCAACCCCAACCAGCCCTCTCAGGTGGTGGGCCGGGTGGCGGCGGCCACTCTCAAAGAAGCGCAAATGGCTGTGGAAGTGGCTAAACAGGCCTTCCCGGCCTGGCGGGATACACCTGCCAGGGAAAGGGCAGAAGTGCTCTTCAAGGCCGCCGAGGTAGCCCGCCGGCAGCGGATGGAACTGGCTGCGCTGCAGGTTTATGAAGTGGGCAAGAACTGGAGCGAGGCCGATGCCGACGTCACCGAAGCCATTGATTTTCTGGAATATTACGGGCGGGAAATGATTCGCCTGGCCAAACAACGGCGCATGGGGCGGGCGCCCGGGGAGACCAGCCACCTTTTCTATGAGCCCAAGGGAGTAGGTGCCGTTATCGCTCCCTGGAACTTCCCGCTGGCCATCTCTGTGGGCATGACCGCTGCAGCCATAGTTACCGGCAACACGGTGGTTTACAAACCGGCTTCCCTCTCCCCTATCACTGGCGCCAAAGTGTACGAAATCTTCCAGCAGGCCGGACTGCCGGCTGGCGTACTCAATTTCCTGCCCGGTCCCGGGGGAGCCATCGGGGACTTTTTGGTTACCCACCCGGATATCGCTTTTGTCACATTCACCGGCTCCATGGAAGTGGGCCTGCGCATCATTGAGCTGGCTGCCCGTACGCCGGAAGGAGCCATGGGGGTAAAGAGCGTAGTGGCGGAAATGGGCGGCAAGAACGCCATTATTATTGACTCGGACGCCGATATAGACGAGGCGGTTGTGCATACCCTGTATTCGGCCTTTGGTTTCCAGGGTCAAAAGTGTTCGGCCTGCTCCCGGGTGATCGTGCTGGAAGAAAACTACCAGAAGTTTGTGGACCGGTTGGTACAGGCGGCGAAAAGTATCAACATCGGTCCGGCAGTCAACCCGGAAACCTATATGGGTGCGGTAATTGATGAGCAGGCCCAGCGCAAAATAATGGGCTTTATTGAACAAGGTAAGAAGGAAGGCCGCCTGCTCTTGAGCCGCGACGATGTTGATATGCCGGGGCATTATGTGCCGCTGACCATTTTTGCTGACATCAGGCCGGAGCACGTTCTGGCCCAGGAAGAGATTTTCGGTCCGGTGCTGGCAGTAATCAAGGTGAAGGACTTTACGGAAGCGCTGCAGGTGGCTAATAGCACGCGCTACGCGTTGACCGGCGGCGTCTTTTCGCGCAGCCCGGAAAACATCGCACGGGCCAAAAAAGAGTTCCGCGTAGGCAACCTGTACATCAACCGCGGCTGCACCGGGGCCATTGTGGAACGTCATCCCTTCGGCGGCTTTAAAATGTCGGGTGTTGGCTCCAAGGCTGGCGGGCCGGATTATCTGCTCCAGTTCATGGTGCCGCGCACAGTGACTGAAAACCAGATGAGACGTGGCTTTGCTCCCCCCGAGGAGGAGTGTTAG